In Paenibacillus sp. G2S3, a single window of DNA contains:
- a CDS encoding YfhD family protein, producing the protein MISLIRRETIDTMDRENSQIFSKTEKMKMLYEAKAEDVEFSAAEADLEDVEAQARALEADKRQLHEIMKKE; encoded by the coding sequence ATGATTTCATTAATAAGAAGGGAGACGATCGATACTATGGATAGAGAGAACTCGCAAATATTCTCAAAGACCGAGAAGATGAAAATGCTGTACGAGGCGAAAGCAGAGGATGTAGAGTTTTCAGCAGCGGAGGCAGATCTGGAGGATGTCGAAGCACAGGCTCGAGCTTTAGAAGCAGACAAACGTCAGCTGCATGAAATTATGAAAAAAGAATAG
- a CDS encoding S8 family serine peptidase has protein sequence MKRTFKHSIQRFGIGAASFGLAVSVLFPSAAFANSSIESSTNLANNVQSQSVTPHNYAGVLKGSAPVSVIVELTNKPVSVYENEAKTSSLRSSVSLQRSKIISEHKSFISSAQKIDADIGFEYSEIFNGYSITLPANQVNKLLELPGVAAVYPNDEVHALADSVEVATLPVTRSYSDSGNLIGADKLHALGYTGEGVQVAVVDTGIDKSHPLLKDNYKGGYDAYDQDDDPSETPPDANFPPKAGNPYETSHGTHVAGTILDVAPDVDLYAYRVLGPYGSGPTAVVIAGIEKAVADGADIINLSLGSDVNQSYSASSIAIDNAIKSGVNVVVAAGNAGPDVATLGEPAGSQLALTVGASTTPVNTPFFDIGDVKKIPGTLATYSPELVDNIAGNKIVYAGLGGTSDYTNLDVKDKVVLVDRGVLSFGEKSLNAKAAGAKLVLIANNAAGEISPTLGAPGNYIPTYGITQADGKKIKAQMAAAKDIISYYIGLEVNQLANFSSMGPGMPDYLIKPDVVAPGVNINSTIPSWSGDYEHAYGLKSGTSMATPHVVGAVALLLSENSDLKPNDIKALLMNNADPISNRDGAAYSLYQQGAGLINLEKSAKAESIAKVGESLISGLPGTVEIPYYTGSLSFGLLPKGASVTKSVYVEDFNENGSTYTLSTKWLTEAPGDISINIAPNSVTSGVDQYAQFTLKVSDTAKEGAYEGILFLTSDIETLRLPFNALVGDKFNLEPVNQLSFESPQISPNGDGRSDDTTFTFSVNEELDGISFVTSSIDAPATVLGEVYSIDEKVYRGVYEITNWDGTLTDLETSAKSTLPDGHYYITPVLPNGQLLEKQKIEFTIDTEKPLVSGITLEEYEREAPTDPGAAQISGFIDDDLMAYYISNTQPIGNWFTVYAEGKHYDGNTYKFGGVIANNGAFSIDVPVNEGLNEYKIYVVDKVGNGADDDDYAQRLLYSTGDGIFNVNPSLSAATIDVGQPVTVDLGYSVTDEVYGVYGASFAVIYDDSLETPAIQPSVQLATYQEENFSGVPLKEFTETYDLGDGRKLTQYSVNLSGGAYHGSGSLGKITFKPSTVGKYDFELYDVQVWNDATTSTIPSGLRTVSVTVKTPETPTPTPTPTESPTESPTESPTATPSTSPTPTPTPTPTPTPTSDSYVPTATSAPTPGIALKSGKLVETADPAGGKPSAVFNILDTALANSIQNAKDKTSVLDLSDVSFNKYSQVVISLTPAQAEQLKKSENALRLNGSGFNVLIPAATLPDFINSNGLTLTISLTDAGNTAVLAGSSAAINIGSSILTIKNGWTTGKPIILQLNLKAASLHDARKTAAYVESKDRKWSYLQPGSISKDGILQFNVTGDGSYSAASRNISFKDIGTHWAQTDIEVLAAHGIIAGKGADGSFKPADTLNQAELLTLFDRLLGKGDTWNTRIKESGSRDVLTREEAALIIAKALGADLTVAKTPLSFKDADSIAAEARNAVAYAVTKGYLKGVTADNFNPQGTLTRAQAATILSRVLEDLRSSSNL, from the coding sequence TTGAAACGTACCTTTAAACACTCTATTCAAAGATTTGGTATTGGGGCGGCGAGCTTCGGACTGGCTGTTTCTGTCCTTTTTCCATCCGCTGCATTTGCGAACTCATCCATTGAATCATCCACTAACCTAGCTAATAATGTACAGTCTCAAAGTGTGACCCCTCATAACTACGCGGGTGTGCTCAAAGGTTCAGCACCAGTGTCCGTAATTGTGGAATTAACTAATAAACCAGTCAGTGTGTATGAAAATGAGGCTAAAACTTCTTCTTTACGATCCTCAGTCTCCTTACAACGCAGTAAAATTATCTCAGAGCATAAAAGCTTTATTTCCTCAGCGCAGAAAATCGATGCCGATATCGGTTTTGAATACAGTGAAATTTTTAACGGGTATTCCATTACGTTGCCCGCCAATCAAGTAAATAAGCTGCTAGAGCTTCCGGGCGTTGCGGCTGTTTATCCAAATGATGAAGTACATGCGTTAGCAGACAGTGTTGAGGTAGCAACTTTGCCTGTTACGCGTTCCTATTCAGATAGTGGCAATCTTATAGGCGCGGATAAACTACATGCATTAGGTTACACAGGAGAAGGGGTACAGGTAGCGGTTGTCGACACCGGCATCGATAAAAGTCACCCTTTATTAAAGGATAATTATAAGGGCGGTTACGATGCCTATGATCAGGATGATGATCCGTCAGAAACACCTCCTGATGCTAACTTTCCTCCAAAAGCAGGAAACCCTTACGAAACCTCACATGGCACACACGTAGCCGGTACAATTTTGGATGTTGCCCCTGACGTGGATTTGTACGCCTATCGCGTACTTGGCCCTTATGGTTCTGGACCCACAGCGGTTGTAATCGCGGGTATTGAAAAAGCGGTTGCTGATGGAGCCGATATAATTAACCTCTCGCTGGGCTCTGATGTCAACCAAAGCTATTCCGCAAGCTCAATTGCGATAGACAACGCCATAAAATCGGGCGTGAATGTTGTTGTTGCCGCCGGTAACGCTGGACCGGATGTAGCAACATTGGGCGAACCTGCTGGATCTCAACTCGCGCTTACTGTAGGCGCTTCTACTACCCCAGTGAATACCCCATTCTTTGATATTGGCGATGTAAAAAAAATTCCAGGGACCTTAGCAACTTACTCCCCAGAATTAGTTGATAATATTGCTGGTAATAAGATCGTTTACGCTGGTCTTGGAGGTACTTCCGATTACACAAATTTGGATGTCAAAGATAAGGTAGTCCTTGTCGATCGTGGTGTGCTGAGTTTCGGAGAGAAATCTTTAAATGCCAAAGCAGCTGGAGCCAAGCTTGTCCTAATTGCCAATAATGCTGCTGGTGAAATCAGTCCCACCCTTGGTGCGCCTGGGAATTACATTCCTACCTACGGAATTACTCAAGCGGATGGCAAGAAGATAAAAGCTCAAATGGCTGCTGCTAAAGATATCATCAGTTACTATATAGGGCTTGAAGTCAATCAGTTAGCAAACTTCAGCTCTATGGGTCCGGGGATGCCGGATTATCTAATCAAACCTGATGTTGTAGCTCCTGGAGTAAATATCAACTCCACAATTCCTAGCTGGAGTGGGGATTACGAACATGCTTATGGCTTAAAAAGTGGCACCAGCATGGCAACCCCACATGTTGTAGGGGCTGTAGCTTTGCTACTGAGTGAAAACTCTGATCTTAAGCCAAATGATATTAAAGCGTTGCTGATGAACAATGCGGATCCTATCTCTAACCGTGATGGAGCTGCTTACTCTTTGTATCAACAAGGTGCCGGATTAATTAATTTGGAGAAATCAGCAAAAGCTGAATCTATCGCTAAAGTTGGGGAGAGCTTAATTAGCGGCCTTCCTGGGACTGTAGAAATCCCTTATTACACAGGTTCCTTGTCCTTTGGCCTGCTCCCAAAAGGAGCTAGCGTAACGAAATCAGTTTATGTGGAAGACTTTAATGAGAATGGATCAACCTATACTCTATCCACCAAATGGCTTACAGAAGCGCCTGGTGACATTAGTATTAATATTGCACCAAACAGCGTTACCTCAGGTGTAGATCAATATGCACAATTTACACTAAAGGTATCTGACACAGCAAAAGAGGGTGCATATGAAGGGATCCTGTTCCTAACCTCTGATATAGAAACTCTTCGTCTTCCCTTTAATGCACTTGTCGGCGATAAATTCAATTTAGAGCCTGTTAATCAGCTTTCTTTTGAAAGTCCACAGATTTCTCCTAATGGGGATGGACGCTCAGACGACACCACCTTTACCTTCTCTGTCAATGAAGAGCTGGATGGCATAAGTTTCGTAACCTCTTCAATAGATGCTCCTGCGACAGTTCTAGGTGAAGTTTATTCTATCGATGAAAAGGTCTATCGTGGCGTGTACGAGATTACAAATTGGGATGGAACGTTAACAGATCTGGAGACCTCCGCCAAGTCCACTTTACCAGATGGTCACTACTACATCACTCCTGTGCTTCCCAACGGACAACTGCTCGAGAAACAAAAGATCGAGTTCACAATTGATACCGAGAAGCCATTAGTTTCCGGCATCACACTTGAGGAGTATGAACGTGAGGCGCCAACCGATCCTGGTGCAGCACAAATTAGTGGTTTCATTGATGATGACCTAATGGCCTATTATATTTCGAATACACAACCTATTGGAAACTGGTTTACCGTGTACGCCGAAGGTAAACATTATGATGGGAATACTTATAAATTTGGCGGTGTGATTGCAAATAACGGTGCTTTTTCCATTGACGTTCCTGTTAACGAGGGGCTTAATGAGTACAAAATCTATGTGGTCGATAAAGTAGGTAATGGCGCAGACGACGATGATTATGCTCAGCGACTGCTTTATAGCACAGGGGATGGTATTTTCAATGTAAATCCGTCTCTATCTGCAGCCACCATTGATGTGGGACAACCGGTAACCGTTGATCTAGGGTATTCCGTGACTGACGAGGTTTATGGCGTCTATGGTGCTTCATTCGCTGTCATCTACGATGATTCTCTTGAAACACCAGCGATCCAGCCAAGCGTACAACTGGCAACGTATCAAGAGGAGAATTTCTCTGGTGTTCCACTTAAAGAATTCACAGAAACCTATGATCTAGGAGACGGCCGCAAACTGACACAGTATAGCGTCAATCTGTCAGGCGGTGCTTATCACGGCTCCGGTTCTCTAGGCAAAATAACCTTCAAACCATCTACAGTGGGAAAATACGACTTTGAGCTGTACGATGTACAGGTCTGGAATGATGCTACAACATCAACAATCCCATCTGGTTTGAGAACGGTAAGCGTAACTGTTAAGACACCTGAAACACCGACGCCAACACCAACACCAACAGAGTCACCAACAGAGTCACCAACAGAGTCACCAACAGCGACACCATCAACATCACCAACACCAACACCAACACCAACACCAACACCAACACCAACATCTGATTCGTATGTACCTACAGCAACCAGTGCTCCCACTCCTGGAATCGCATTGAAATCTGGGAAGCTAGTAGAGACTGCAGATCCAGCAGGTGGCAAGCCTTCTGCGGTGTTCAACATCTTAGACACTGCACTTGCAAATTCGATCCAGAATGCAAAAGATAAAACTTCTGTACTTGATCTTAGCGATGTAAGCTTCAATAAATATAGCCAAGTTGTTATTTCTCTTACCCCGGCCCAAGCCGAGCAGTTAAAGAAATCGGAGAATGCACTCCGCCTAAACGGTAGTGGGTTCAATGTACTTATTCCAGCGGCGACTCTTCCGGATTTTATCAACAGCAACGGCTTGACCCTTACGATTAGCCTGACAGATGCGGGCAACACAGCAGTTTTAGCAGGTAGCTCAGCAGCAATAAATATCGGTTCTTCCATTCTCACTATCAAAAATGGTTGGACAACCGGAAAGCCGATCATCCTTCAGCTTAATCTAAAAGCCGCCAGTCTACATGATGCTCGAAAGACTGCCGCTTATGTAGAATCAAAAGATCGTAAATGGTCCTACCTGCAACCTGGTTCTATCTCTAAAGATGGTATTCTACAGTTTAACGTTACTGGTGATGGTTCTTACAGCGCAGCATCCAGAAATATAAGCTTTAAGGATATTGGCACACACTGGGCTCAAACCGATATCGAGGTCCTTGCTGCCCATGGTATCATTGCTGGCAAAGGAGCCGATGGCAGCTTTAAGCCTGCCGACACCTTAAATCAGGCAGAGCTTCTAACGCTCTTCGACCGTCTACTTGGAAAAGGTGACACTTGGAATACTCGCATCAAAGAAAGCGGATCTCGTGATGTGCTGACCCGCGAGGAAGCAGCTCTTATCATTGCTAAGGCCCTTGGTGCAGATCTTACAGTAGCCAAAACACCTTTAAGCTTTAAGGATGCCGACAGCATCGCTGCGGAAGCACGCAACGCTGTAGCCTATGCTGTAACCAAAGGTTATCTCAAAGGTGTTACTGCAGATAACTTCAATCCACAAGGTACTCTGACTCGTGCACAAGCAGCAACGATTCTGAGCCGTGTGCTCGAAGATTTACGTTCTTCGAGCAACCTCTAG
- the dnaJ gene encoding molecular chaperone DnaJ yields MADKRDYYEVLGLSRDASDDEVKKAYRKLARQYHPDVNKADDAEAKFKEVKEAYDVLSDGQQRARYDQYGHIDPNQGMGGFGGGGGGDFGGLGDIFDMFFGGGGRRDPNAPQRGGDLQYTMTIEFKEAVFGKETDITIPRTETCDTCYGSGAKPGTKPETCSTCHGSGQQEFVQNTPLGQMRNRRPCSHCSGTGKIIKEKCTTCSGQGKVKKQRKIHVRIPAGVDDGAQLRMTGEGEGGLRGGPAGDLYIVIRVKSHDFFVRENDDIMCEVPLTFAQAALGDEIEIPTLTEKVKLKIPAGTQTGTFFRLKGKGVPRLRGSGQGDQHVRVIVVTPSKLNDEQKDLLRQFASLNGENTHEHEQSFFDRVKRAFRGD; encoded by the coding sequence GTGGCAGATAAACGCGATTATTATGAAGTGCTTGGCCTCAGTAGAGATGCTTCAGACGACGAGGTGAAGAAAGCGTACCGGAAATTGGCGCGCCAATATCACCCAGACGTGAATAAAGCAGATGATGCTGAAGCTAAGTTTAAAGAAGTAAAAGAAGCTTACGATGTTCTTAGCGACGGACAACAACGAGCTAGATATGACCAATATGGCCATATTGATCCTAACCAAGGTATGGGCGGCTTCGGAGGCGGCGGTGGTGGCGACTTCGGAGGACTAGGCGATATCTTTGATATGTTCTTTGGCGGCGGCGGACGTCGTGATCCTAACGCACCACAGCGTGGCGGGGATTTGCAGTATACGATGACCATTGAATTCAAGGAAGCGGTATTCGGTAAAGAAACCGATATTACTATTCCACGTACGGAAACTTGCGATACCTGCTACGGCTCCGGGGCTAAACCGGGTACTAAACCAGAGACTTGTTCCACTTGTCATGGTAGCGGGCAACAGGAATTCGTACAGAATACACCACTTGGACAGATGCGTAATCGTCGTCCATGTTCGCATTGCAGTGGTACAGGTAAGATTATTAAGGAAAAATGTACGACTTGTAGCGGACAGGGTAAAGTTAAGAAGCAGCGCAAGATTCATGTACGCATCCCTGCCGGTGTCGATGACGGCGCGCAGCTGCGCATGACTGGCGAAGGCGAGGGCGGCTTACGCGGTGGTCCTGCTGGAGACTTGTATATTGTCATCCGTGTCAAATCGCATGATTTCTTCGTGCGTGAGAACGATGATATTATGTGCGAGGTTCCGCTTACGTTTGCACAGGCAGCACTTGGCGATGAGATTGAGATCCCTACCTTAACGGAAAAAGTGAAGCTGAAGATTCCTGCGGGAACACAGACCGGTACTTTCTTCCGCCTCAAAGGCAAAGGTGTTCCACGTCTACGTGGATCTGGCCAAGGTGACCAGCATGTTAGAGTCATTGTAGTGACACCTAGCAAGCTGAATGATGAGCAAAAAGATTTGTTGCGACAGTTCGCCTCTCTGAATGGAGAAAACACACATGAGCATGAGCAATCCTTCTTTGATCGTGTGAAGCGTGCGTTCCGCGGGGACTGA
- the dnaK gene encoding molecular chaperone DnaK — translation MSKVIGIDLGTTNSCVAVMEGGEAVVIPNPEGARTTPSVVGFKKDGERIVGETAKRQAITNPDRTISSVKRHMGTNHKESIDGKDYSPQEISAMILQKLKSDAEAYLGQTVTQAVITVPAYFNDSQRQATKDAGKIAGLEVLRIVNEPTAAALAYGLEKSEDQTILVYDLGGGTFDVSILELGDGFFEVKATSGDNKLGGDDFDQVVMDYLVSEFKKEQGIDLSKDKSAVQRLKDAAEKAKKELSGVLTTTISLPFITVVDGVPQHLEINLTRAKFDELTAGLVERTLGPTRQALSDAGMTPADLTRIVLVGGSTRIPAVQDAIKKLTGKDPHKGVNPDEVVALGAAVQAGVLTGDVKDVVLLDVTPLSLGIETAGGVFTKMIERNTTIPTSKSQVFSTFADNQPSVEIHVLQGERQMANGNKTLGRFMLNEIPPAPRGVPQIEVSFDIDANGIVNVSATDKGTNKSQKITITSSSGLSDAEVEQMMKDAELHAEEDRKRKELVEAKNTADQLVYSTEKVIKDLGDKADASEVEKANEAKDKVKAALETDNLEEINAATEALTEIVQQLSVKLYEQAAQAEQGAEGGAGAAEGAPKKDNVVDADYEVVDEDKNQG, via the coding sequence GTGAGTAAAGTTATCGGTATTGACTTAGGAACCACGAACTCTTGCGTTGCCGTAATGGAAGGCGGCGAAGCCGTTGTAATTCCAAACCCAGAGGGCGCACGTACAACCCCTTCGGTGGTAGGTTTTAAGAAAGACGGCGAGCGTATCGTCGGAGAAACAGCTAAACGCCAAGCGATTACTAACCCTGATCGTACGATCAGCTCTGTTAAACGTCACATGGGTACTAACCATAAAGAAAGCATCGATGGTAAAGACTATTCTCCACAAGAAATTTCAGCAATGATTCTTCAAAAGCTGAAATCCGATGCAGAAGCATATCTTGGCCAAACGGTTACTCAAGCTGTTATCACAGTTCCTGCTTATTTCAATGACAGCCAACGTCAAGCTACTAAAGATGCAGGTAAAATTGCTGGTCTGGAAGTTCTGCGTATTGTGAACGAGCCAACAGCTGCAGCCTTGGCATATGGCTTGGAGAAATCCGAAGATCAAACTATTCTAGTATATGACCTTGGTGGCGGTACCTTCGACGTATCCATCCTTGAACTGGGCGACGGCTTCTTCGAAGTAAAAGCTACAAGCGGAGACAACAAGCTTGGTGGCGATGACTTTGACCAAGTGGTTATGGATTACCTAGTATCCGAATTCAAAAAAGAGCAAGGCATTGATCTGAGCAAAGATAAATCTGCTGTACAACGTTTGAAAGATGCAGCTGAAAAAGCGAAGAAAGAATTGTCGGGCGTACTGACAACTACTATTTCTCTTCCGTTCATCACTGTAGTTGATGGAGTACCTCAGCATTTGGAGATCAACTTGACTCGTGCGAAGTTTGATGAGCTTACTGCTGGTCTGGTAGAACGTACTTTGGGACCAACTCGTCAAGCGTTGTCTGATGCTGGCATGACGCCTGCAGACCTTACCAGAATCGTTCTGGTTGGTGGTTCTACGCGCATCCCTGCTGTACAAGATGCAATTAAGAAGCTTACAGGTAAAGATCCACACAAAGGTGTGAATCCGGATGAAGTTGTAGCTCTTGGTGCTGCTGTTCAAGCGGGTGTATTGACTGGTGATGTTAAGGACGTTGTATTGCTCGACGTAACTCCGCTTTCCCTTGGTATCGAAACTGCAGGTGGCGTGTTCACGAAGATGATCGAGCGTAACACTACGATTCCTACAAGTAAATCTCAAGTATTCTCGACCTTTGCTGACAACCAACCTAGCGTAGAGATTCACGTGCTACAAGGTGAGCGTCAAATGGCAAATGGCAACAAAACATTGGGACGCTTCATGCTGAACGAGATTCCACCAGCACCACGTGGCGTACCACAAATCGAAGTTTCTTTCGATATTGATGCCAACGGTATCGTGAATGTGTCTGCAACTGATAAAGGCACTAACAAGAGCCAAAAGATCACTATCACTTCTTCCAGCGGTCTGAGCGACGCAGAAGTAGAACAAATGATGAAGGATGCCGAGCTTCACGCTGAGGAAGACCGTAAGCGTAAAGAATTGGTAGAAGCGAAGAACACCGCTGACCAACTCGTGTATTCAACTGAGAAAGTGATCAAAGATCTTGGTGATAAAGCTGATGCTTCCGAAGTTGAAAAAGCTAACGAAGCTAAAGATAAAGTGAAAGCAGCACTTGAAACTGACAATCTTGAAGAAATCAATGCAGCTACAGAAGCATTGACTGAGATTGTACAACAGTTGTCCGTGAAGCTGTACGAACAAGCTGCTCAAGCAGAGCAAGGTGCTGAAGGTGGCGCTGGAGCTGCTGAAGGCGCTCCTAAAAAAGACAATGTAGTTGACGCTGATTATGAGGTTGTTGACGAAGATAAGAATCAAGGGTAA
- the grpE gene encoding nucleotide exchange factor GrpE, with protein MKKEQVQDANEFKDDLINEEPEADVASETDSFTEEVSEGASDTGTEVKRLQDLADEYQGRALRAQADFDNFRRRTQKEKEELAQYATSKLVTELLPVLDNFERALVTTPSSPESEAFVKGVNMIFRQLDGVLKSEGLTAMETVGQPFNPEYHQAIMQVESEEYEEGIVTEEVQKGYLLKDKVLRPAMVKVSM; from the coding sequence TTGAAAAAGGAACAAGTTCAAGATGCTAATGAATTCAAAGATGATTTGATAAATGAGGAACCTGAGGCTGATGTAGCTTCAGAAACCGACTCATTTACAGAAGAAGTTAGTGAAGGTGCTTCAGACACAGGTACGGAGGTAAAACGTCTGCAGGATCTAGCTGATGAATATCAAGGACGCGCGCTGCGTGCGCAGGCTGATTTCGATAACTTCCGTCGTCGTACTCAGAAGGAGAAAGAAGAGTTGGCTCAATATGCCACCTCCAAGCTCGTGACTGAATTACTTCCAGTACTGGACAATTTTGAGCGTGCGTTAGTCACTACTCCTAGCAGCCCTGAATCCGAAGCTTTCGTGAAGGGTGTTAATATGATTTTCCGTCAGCTAGATGGGGTATTGAAGTCCGAGGGACTTACGGCTATGGAAACAGTAGGACAGCCTTTTAATCCTGAATACCATCAGGCTATTATGCAGGTGGAGAGCGAGGAGTACGAAGAGGGTATCGTAACGGAAGAGGTCCAAAAGGGATACCTTCTGAAAGATAAAGTCCTTCGTCCTGCTATGGTCAAAGTCAGCATGTAA
- the hrcA gene encoding heat-inducible transcriptional repressor HrcA translates to MLTDRQRMILNAIVDDYISSAEPVGSRSISKRGDVGYSPATIRNEMADLEDLGYLEQPHTSAGRIPSHKGYRYYVDHLVPWNSAETAEMGTIRAFFAEKLNAMEQVIQHAAMILSNMTNYTSILLGPEVFHTSLRHFQLLPLDDKTAVAIIVTSTGQVENRTVNIPPEISVSEMEKVVNLLNSKLVNVPLYKLKTRLYSELGEEMQRHISHYEELMQVLDIALESDQEQRIYLSGATNMLTQPEFKDVDKVKSILDLLEETPTLLKMLAPTTGGTGIQVRIGTENNHEAFANCSLITATYSLDGQALGSIGILGPTRMEYARVMGILGILSRDLTAMLAHWYK, encoded by the coding sequence ATGTTAACTGATCGCCAGAGAATGATACTAAATGCAATTGTAGATGATTATATTTCATCAGCAGAACCAGTAGGATCTCGCAGCATTTCTAAACGGGGTGATGTAGGGTACAGCCCTGCAACTATTCGAAATGAAATGGCTGACCTAGAGGATTTGGGTTATCTCGAGCAGCCTCATACATCGGCGGGGAGAATACCTTCCCATAAAGGATACCGATATTATGTGGATCATTTGGTACCGTGGAATTCCGCCGAAACGGCAGAGATGGGCACGATCCGCGCTTTTTTTGCCGAGAAGCTGAATGCGATGGAGCAGGTAATCCAACATGCGGCGATGATTCTTTCCAATATGACGAATTACACTTCCATCCTTCTGGGACCGGAGGTTTTTCATACATCATTGCGTCATTTTCAGTTGTTACCACTAGATGATAAAACCGCTGTAGCGATTATCGTTACAAGTACGGGGCAAGTTGAGAACCGTACGGTGAACATTCCACCGGAGATTTCCGTTTCCGAGATGGAGAAAGTGGTTAACCTACTGAATAGTAAGCTGGTCAATGTACCACTCTATAAGCTGAAGACTCGGCTGTATTCCGAGCTTGGCGAGGAAATGCAGCGTCACATCTCACATTATGAAGAATTAATGCAAGTGCTGGACATTGCGCTGGAAAGTGATCAAGAGCAGCGTATCTATCTTAGTGGAGCCACGAATATGCTTACACAGCCTGAGTTCAAGGATGTTGACAAGGTGAAAAGCATTCTTGATCTGCTAGAAGAGACGCCTACATTGCTCAAAATGCTGGCCCCTACAACAGGCGGCACAGGTATTCAGGTCCGAATAGGGACGGAGAACAATCATGAAGCGTTCGCTAACTGCAGTCTGATCACCGCCACTTATTCTCTTGATGGGCAGGCCCTAGGAAGCATTGGGATCCTTGGTCCGACACGAATGGAATATGCAAGAGTGATGGGGATCTTGGGCATTTTATCCCGAGATTTGACAGCGATGCTAGCACACTGGTATAAGTGA
- a CDS encoding N-acetyltransferase, which translates to MIRHSSPAGDAQVTCRNAVVEDVEPLYLMIEEYAQRGIMLPRSRQALTRQIDQFVVAEIGGRFVGCGSLFRLGNDLVEIRSIGLNDEGKGKGVGSMILEKLVEEARNQKIPKVMALTYAVDFFLRNGFEVVEKEIFPEKVWTDCVNCKKQHACDEIAVLKMLN; encoded by the coding sequence ATGATCCGCCATTCGTCTCCAGCAGGAGACGCACAGGTGACTTGCAGAAATGCAGTGGTAGAAGATGTTGAACCGTTGTATCTGATGATAGAAGAATACGCACAGCGCGGTATCATGTTGCCTCGTTCCAGGCAGGCGCTGACACGCCAGATCGATCAATTCGTTGTTGCAGAAATTGGTGGCAGATTCGTTGGCTGTGGTTCGCTCTTCAGGCTCGGAAATGATCTTGTAGAGATTCGCTCGATTGGACTGAATGACGAGGGTAAGGGTAAAGGTGTGGGCTCTATGATTTTAGAGAAGTTGGTTGAGGAAGCCAGAAACCAGAAAATCCCTAAGGTCATGGCACTGACCTACGCCGTAGATTTCTTTCTTAGAAACGGATTCGAAGTCGTCGAGAAAGAGATTTTTCCCGAAAAGGTATGGACAGATTGCGTGAATTGTAAAAAGCAGCATGCCTGCGATGAAATAGCAGTACTTAAGATGCTGAACTGA